In a genomic window of Allomeiothermus silvanus DSM 9946:
- a CDS encoding GNAT family N-acetyltransferase: MAHIRLAQLEDASAIAQMIRTAWAGKVAPDSSGHQETAEKVRADLEKGYGWVVEREGKIIATVRLVPHPFERGVGEIKKLGVLAEHRKQGWGPKLIGVLEEKAQALGLNELRLAVRHDQYRLVEWYSSLGYTLNPRLVYSAANPLTPPPFVLHKNLEVHL; encoded by the coding sequence GTGGCCCACATTCGCTTAGCCCAACTCGAGGACGCCTCAGCCATCGCCCAGATGATCCGTACCGCCTGGGCCGGAAAGGTTGCGCCCGACTCGAGCGGTCACCAGGAGACAGCAGAGAAGGTGCGGGCCGACCTCGAGAAAGGCTACGGCTGGGTGGTCGAGCGGGAGGGGAAGATTATCGCCACGGTGCGCCTGGTTCCCCACCCGTTCGAGCGGGGGGTAGGGGAGATCAAGAAGCTGGGCGTACTCGCGGAACACCGCAAGCAAGGCTGGGGACCAAAGCTGATAGGAGTATTGGAAGAAAAGGCGCAGGCCCTCGGACTGAACGAACTGCGTCTGGCCGTCCGGCACGACCAATACCGCCTCGTCGAGTGGTATAGCTCGCTCGGCTACACGCTAAACCCGCGGCTGGTGTACAGCGCGGCCAACCCACTCACCCCGCCGCCTTTCGTGTTGC